Proteins encoded together in one Deltaproteobacteria bacterium window:
- a CDS encoding 5-formyltetrahydrofolate cyclo-ligase: MDPKTQLRQTILDKRKQLDPEFVREASRKIVNQFLSLEEFNLCERLGLYSSCNNEVETKGIFQKAHPLRKEIFYPAVEPQTHQIHFHPVKSLKELKAGFAGILEPLHRAHYLTDINYLSLIVVPGVVFDKKGNRIGYGQGYYDQLLQPFKGKRVALCYEFQICDAIPSQPRDQRVDIIVTEERIVRII, from the coding sequence ATGGATCCCAAAACTCAGTTGCGCCAAACGATATTAGACAAAAGAAAACAACTGGACCCCGAATTCGTTCGTGAAGCCTCCAGAAAAATCGTCAACCAATTTCTTTCATTGGAAGAATTCAACTTGTGCGAACGTCTCGGTCTTTATTCGTCCTGTAATAATGAAGTCGAAACAAAGGGAATTTTTCAAAAGGCGCATCCTTTAAGGAAAGAGATTTTTTACCCCGCGGTTGAGCCACAAACACACCAAATCCATTTTCATCCCGTAAAAAGTTTAAAAGAATTGAAAGCCGGCTTCGCAGGTATTTTGGAGCCTCTTCATCGCGCTCATTATTTAACAGACATTAATTATTTAAGTTTGATTGTGGTTCCCGGCGTCGTTTTTGATAAAAAGGGAAACCGCATAGGTTATGGTCAGGGTTACTACGACCAACTGTTGCAACCCTTTAAGGGGAAACGGGTGGCGTTGTGTTATGAGTTTCAAATCTGTGATGCGATTCCGTCACAACCAAGAGATCAGAGGGTTGATATTATTGTGACTGAAGAGAGGATTGTTCGCATCATTTGA
- a CDS encoding YmdB family metallophosphoesterase — translation MNILCIGDIFGEPGRQAVFQLLPRLIHQYGVDFVLANADNAAGGKGVTDKIAEELFKTQIDVITAGNHVWEQESIFPQLETHPILRPYNLVEKDRGKGWCVVSSKKGHPVAVVHLQGRV, via the coding sequence ATGAACATTCTCTGCATCGGTGATATTTTTGGCGAGCCGGGAAGACAAGCGGTGTTTCAGCTTCTTCCGCGACTTATCCATCAATACGGCGTCGATTTCGTTTTGGCCAATGCGGACAATGCCGCGGGTGGCAAGGGAGTTACCGACAAAATTGCCGAGGAACTTTTCAAAACTCAGATTGATGTGATCACCGCGGGCAATCATGTTTGGGAACAGGAATCCATCTTCCCACAACTTGAGACCCATCCGATTTTGCGTCCCTATAATTTAGTAGAGAAAGATCGCGGCAAGGGATGGTGCGTTGTCTCTTCCAAAAAGGGACATCCAGTTGCGGTGGTTCATCTTCAGGGTCGCGTT
- the rny gene encoding ribonuclease Y: MLIESLLVGIVTLGLGVGAGVYGRKVVGRKKIAEADARVKSLLEEAESKAKTIRKEAELEARDAQLKGRASFEKEMQEKQRELQGVDKRLQLKEDNLEKKFNLLETKEEELFRQEKQVQDRKNQLSDKEKQYNELLQETQRALERAAGITMDDAKKQLRDSLLEETKRESATMMMKIEEDAKAEADKKAKYIVASTIERLSSDYVSERSLSVVPLPNEELKGRIIGREGRNIRAFEAATGIDVVIDETPEAVVLSGFNPVRREIARITMERLLQDGRIHPSRIEEMVKKVTEEVDASIIEAGEQAFLELKLTKAHPEIVKLLGTLKYRYSYAQNVLRHSVEVGFICGMMAAELGIDEMKARRGGLLHDIGKSVSHEIEGAHALIGMDFCKKYKEEEDICHAVGAHHEDIPQIYTLDCLVDAADALSGARPGARREVLESYIKRLEELERISLSFKGVEKAYAVQAGREVRVMVNFQEVTDAQAFVISKDIARKIEQEMTFPGQIRITVIRETRAVEYAK, from the coding sequence GTGTTGATAGAAAGTTTATTGGTGGGAATTGTTACTTTGGGTTTGGGAGTGGGTGCAGGTGTGTATGGTCGTAAAGTTGTTGGCAGAAAGAAAATTGCCGAAGCCGATGCAAGGGTCAAATCGCTTCTTGAAGAAGCCGAATCGAAAGCCAAGACCATTCGCAAAGAGGCGGAGTTGGAAGCCAGAGATGCCCAACTCAAAGGCCGCGCCAGCTTTGAAAAAGAGATGCAGGAGAAACAGCGCGAATTGCAAGGAGTGGATAAACGTCTTCAATTGAAGGAAGACAATCTTGAAAAAAAGTTCAATCTTTTGGAAACAAAAGAGGAAGAACTTTTCAGGCAGGAAAAACAGGTTCAGGATAGAAAAAATCAGCTCTCTGACAAGGAGAAACAATACAACGAACTGTTACAGGAAACCCAGCGTGCACTGGAAAGAGCCGCCGGTATTACCATGGATGACGCCAAAAAACAGCTTCGCGATTCTTTGCTTGAAGAGACAAAGCGTGAATCGGCCACCATGATGATGAAAATCGAGGAAGATGCGAAAGCGGAGGCCGATAAAAAAGCAAAATATATTGTTGCGAGCACCATCGAGCGCCTCTCTTCCGATTATGTTTCCGAGCGTTCTTTAAGCGTTGTTCCTCTTCCCAATGAAGAATTGAAAGGGAGAATCATCGGCAGAGAAGGTCGAAACATTCGCGCCTTTGAAGCGGCAACCGGTATTGACGTGGTGATCGATGAAACACCGGAGGCTGTTGTGCTCTCCGGTTTCAATCCGGTCCGACGCGAAATCGCCCGCATTACCATGGAGCGTTTGCTTCAAGATGGACGCATTCACCCATCGCGCATTGAAGAAATGGTGAAAAAAGTTACCGAAGAGGTCGATGCTTCCATTATTGAAGCGGGGGAGCAGGCCTTTCTGGAATTGAAACTCACGAAGGCGCATCCCGAAATTGTGAAATTGTTGGGAACTCTCAAATATCGTTACAGTTACGCGCAGAATGTATTGCGTCACTCCGTTGAGGTTGGATTTATCTGCGGAATGATGGCGGCAGAATTGGGGATTGATGAAATGAAAGCGCGTCGCGGCGGACTTTTGCACGATATCGGCAAATCCGTTTCCCATGAAATTGAAGGAGCGCATGCGTTGATCGGAATGGATTTCTGTAAAAAATATAAAGAAGAGGAAGATATTTGCCACGCGGTTGGAGCGCACCATGAAGACATTCCTCAAATCTATACGCTCGATTGTTTGGTTGATGCCGCCGATGCCTTGTCAGGAGCACGGCCCGGTGCGCGACGCGAAGTGTTGGAAAGCTATATCAAACGCCTCGAAGAACTGGAGCGCATTTCTCTTTCTTTCAAGGGGGTGGAGAAAGCCTACGCGGTGCAGGCCGGCCGCGAAGTGCGTGTGATGGTCAACTTTCAGGAAGTCACCGACGCGCAGGCTTTTGTGATTTCCAAAGACATCGCGCGCAAAATTGAACAAGAGATGACATTCCCCGGGCAAATCCGGATCACAGTGATTCGGGAAACAAGAGCGGTGGAGTACGCGAAATAA